AAGTCTACAGCTGACATATTCACCGGCGCTGTATCCGCTGAGGAGCTGATAAGGGAGGGCAAGACTGCTGGCAAGATAGTCGTCTGGAGGCTTGACGGCAGCTACGAGGTGAAGACGGTTGACGAGCTAGGTATAAGGTGTCCAATGTGCGAGAGCTTCTACTACGATGAGGAGCTAGTAATAGGCTATGGCAAAGCTGCATTCAACAAGCCGTACTTCAAGGGCTCCAAGACAGTTAATGGCAAAGTGGTAGTCTACAAGGACTGGAAGGAGTGGCGCCAGGTGCACGACAAGTTCATCGAGGAGTTCAAGAGCTGTATGGCTGGCAACCCTGAGAACTACAGGAAGTGTGTCAAGCAGATGATTGATAAGTATGGCGAGTGGTATGCCACAATGGGCCCCGACGGCAACGTATGGGCATACAGTATAAACTATCCATACCACTTCGAGCCCGTTGAGAGCCCAAGCCTCGAGCTAGCCACAACATACCCTGCAATAGCATGGAGAAGGATAGAGAACATGTTCTACATTGAGCCGCCAGAAAAGATGCCAGAACTCTACAAGGCTGTCACCGCTACCATGGAGGAGCTGCAGCGCATAGCACCAGAGGGCGCTGCCATAGTTGTTGTCACCGAGAATAGGCTTGAGGAACACTGGCACACAGGCATGATGAGCAGGAATGTGCCCTACCTAGCAGAGCTAATTCCAGAGCCATTCATAGAGATACCGAAGGAGCTAGCAGACAAGCTAGGGATTAAGAGTGGCGACGTAGTAGAGGTTGGCAATAACAGAAACGTGATCTACCTGAGGGCACTTGTCACCCATAGAATGCCAAAGCTAAACATCGCTGGCAAGGAGGTCTACGTAGTCAACATACCATGGCACTGGGGCTGGAGCGGGGCACACAACAGCTTCGACGTAGCCAATACAATATCGATACTAGCACTGGACATCGTAACAACAATGCAGGAGACCAAGGCGTTCCTGGCGTGGCTGAGGAAGGCGCCGCCAGAGAAGTACACGTACAAGTCAGAGCCTAGGATAAAAACAGCTATTGCTTAACCCACCAACAATGTTTAACCCATACACATGGTCCATGTAGGGGGTGTGGATAGGCTTGACCGAGTACGCAATAATGGTGAATATAGACAACTGTATAGGCTGTAGAGCCTGCCAGATAGCATGCAAGGTGTGGAATGGGCTTAAAGCAGAACTCACAAGCTTCAACCCTGAAGGCTATACAAACCCTGTGGATCTCACGCCAAACACGTGGATGATAATCGAGTTTATCGAAGGTACACGCGGCGGAGAGCCCTACTGGATATTCAAGAAGTTCCAGTGTATGCACTGCAGCGAAGCACCATGCGCCAAGGCATGCCCTGTAAACGCTATAGAGGTACACCCTGAGGGCGCCGTGGTGATACGTTCCGACAAGTGTGTTGGCTGCCAATACTGCATAGAGGCGTGCCCGTACGATGTACCACGCTACGACCCGGTGACGAACAAGGTGTACAAGTGTACACTGTGTATAGACAGGATACAGAATGGACTAGCTCCAGCATGTGTAGAGGCTTGTCCAACGGAGGCACTCGTATTCGGCCCCTACGACGAGCTTGTAAGGAAGTATCGCGAGGCAGGCTTCGAGATCTATGGCGACAAGGTTAACAGCTATGTTGGTAGGACACACTACCTCTACGCTACGAGGAAATACAAGGATATCGGTAGTGATGAAGGCAAGAAGTGGCACGAGGTTCTGGGCCTACCAAGCAATCCACAGGCTGGACTACCGGTCATAAAGGCTGGACGCGATATTGGTGCTGGGCTTGCCGTAGCAGCACTCGCCGGCGCAGTACTACACGCTGTATACTGGCGTGCTAAGAGAATTGAGGAGAGAAAGAAGCAGTCATCGTAACCCCATGGAGCTGTTTTAGGCTAAAGCTCGCGTGGGGGTGGAACCATGGCTGGTGAGAGAGAGGTAAAGCTGTTTAGCGAGCTAGAGATATGGGTTCACAAACACGTAATACACATAGCTGTAGTACTGATAGTCACTGGTCTCGCTATTAGCGCCTCAACCCTGCCATCGTGGATAAGGTGGACCGTCGACTGGATACCGTACCTGCTAGGCACACCAGCAGCCAAGGCTGCTGCACTGCTAGGTGGCTCGCCGATAGAACAGAGCTACGACGCATACAGTCTAGGCGTGCAGATTGCAAGAATCATCCACAGGATAGCTGGTGTAGCACTAATAGCCTTCGGCATAGTGTGGCTTATCGGCGAGCTGCCTAGGGCAAGGCAGTGGCAGATATGGCCTGAAGGCGGGCTCGGCGAGGCAATCAAAAACCTCATGAACTACTATCTAGGCAAGAAGCCGGCAAGGTTCGGCAAGTACAACATCGGCCAGAAGCTCTGGATAATAGCTGTGGTTGTGGGCTCAG
This DNA window, taken from Hyperthermus butylicus DSM 5456, encodes the following:
- a CDS encoding 4Fe-4S dicluster domain-containing protein is translated as MTEYAIMVNIDNCIGCRACQIACKVWNGLKAELTSFNPEGYTNPVDLTPNTWMIIEFIEGTRGGEPYWIFKKFQCMHCSEAPCAKACPVNAIEVHPEGAVVIRSDKCVGCQYCIEACPYDVPRYDPVTNKVYKCTLCIDRIQNGLAPACVEACPTEALVFGPYDELVRKYREAGFEIYGDKVNSYVGRTHYLYATRKYKDIGSDEGKKWHEVLGLPSNPQAGLPVIKAGRDIGAGLAVAALAGAVLHAVYWRAKRIEERKKQSS
- a CDS encoding formate dehydrogenase subunit gamma codes for the protein MAGEREVKLFSELEIWVHKHVIHIAVVLIVTGLAISASTLPSWIRWTVDWIPYLLGTPAAKAAALLGGSPIEQSYDAYSLGVQIARIIHRIAGVALIAFGIVWLIGELPRARQWQIWPEGGLGEAIKNLMNYYLGKKPARFGKYNIGQKLWIIAVVVGSALLAITGIIMWFRTSFSLETETLAHQLHVWLAWLGIAGLIVHVYLTIGIPEHRPAVRAMFRTGTVPEEFVKEHHPLYYEKLKKTATSGKK